Within Tribolium castaneum strain GA2 chromosome 10, icTriCast1.1, whole genome shotgun sequence, the genomic segment AAGGTTTCGAGAAATGAGTGGGTGGTTCGCTAGTTCTGCTCCACACCACGGAATAACATTCAGGGACGTGCCACCTGATTGATTAAATCATTCACAGCAAgtggacctgacctgacctggcTGATTGCCAGGTCAGTCGCCTAGGTTGCGAATAATTTAATCAGTGCTAGTGACGCCCTTTAGTTATTTTACTCCGTGCGCTACACTGATTAGGATAGGTTAAAGAATGACTGTCTAGTCTAACGTTGCGACATAAAATGCTAATGTCTTTTGAGTTGAAATGAGTATGTTAGTGACCCCAGTCGTGAAACATTAAACAGTAAAGTAAATGATGCAACAGTTATTTCTGGCAAGCGCATTATACTCACTTTTCCTAAAGAATCCTATGGTAAGAAATAATCAaccaagaaaagaaaaaaaacgctTTAAAATGATATCTAAACCGTGGGGTTTTTAATCGACTGACTCTATTGCAATGACTTGAAATGGGTTAAAACAAAACCGACCCACCTTTCGGGGTGATGCTCAGGTCAGAGTCCGACGATCGTCGGTAGATGCAAGGTACGCTATTTAGTTTCGCAGGAGATTGTACCATTTTTGTACCAACTGACTCCGCGCGATGGTGGCCGGGTTCAGGCAGGTGTTCCGGGATTGGTGAACTATTGTTCCTAAGAGAAGGGGTTAAGCTCGCATGCATATTATTGCAAGTGCCTCGATCAATTTCTGTATTGACAGCTGAGGCAGTGTCACACTCGGTTACATTATTGTCATTAGTACAAGTTAATATAGTCGAGGAAGGGAACACGGGACATTTATTATCTTTCTTCTGAGCTTTGTCAACCTGAGACGTCGCTAGAATATCCTGGACCGTCTCCATCACGACATTTCCGAGAGCTGTTCCCAACAGACCGTGTTTCTTAACCGGGTTTTTATCCTCGTTACGCGGGCGGTGCAAAAACGAGAATCTTTTCTTATGCAATTCGTCAGGTTCGTGCGACTTGCGACGactcaaatgcaaaaaactgaaCCTTTTTTTACGCAATTGTTCACTCGAATCTAGCGCACTGTCCGAAAAACAGCTCGATTTGGTAATCAGTGACGGGTTCGATTGTCGGATGTTACTCATCGACATGAAGGGCGCCCCAAGGACAGTTTCGCGTTTATGGGAACAATCATCGAGAGATATAGCGGTGGAAGAGCGGGGTAATTTGCCCAAATTAACGGAACTTAGCGACGGAGTGGGCGAAACCACACTGAAGACGCTTGATTTTGTTGGGGAGGCTGGGGACATTGGGGGTGTGTAGGTCCCCACGATATTAACTTTTTCTAATAGTATTGTTTGCATGGCTGTTTTAAACAAACCCTTGTGTTTGATATCACTAGTTATGTTCACTGGTGGAAGTATACTTTCGGATTTAGGTTCAGTTGGTTCTAACTCGTCTGATTCTTCATCAGTTTCGATTTTAGCAATGGGGGCGCGCAAAGTTTCTAAATAATCCTCGGGGATATCTTCCGGGGTCTTGTCATCTTTTGACACGTCCGGGAATAGGAAAGGATTGTCGGGTTCGTCACATTCTTCCTCTCCAAACGGCAAAGTCGGCATGGACATTTGCTTGATGtaacttttatttgtattgTTTTGTTCCAACAATTCGACGTTCTTAACGATGTTACTGACAGTTTCAAAATTGATATCTTTCGAGTCTGAGTTTTCCTCCTCATCTTCCGAGCTTAAAGACGGCGAACTTGACGACGAAACAATACTCAGAAGTGGCTCAGACGCGGTTTTTTCCAAAACCGAGACAGTTTCAATTTCTTCATTCATCTCTTCACTTTCGGAAGAAACCGCGTCTTCCAAAATACACGTCAGACTATTATGGGCATGTATGACCGACCGGGCCAACATTTCCGCCATGACGCTCGAATCGCTCACTGTCCTTTTGAACTTTAAATATCTCTTCTTCTCCGGGACACTCTCCTGGTCAATTTCTTCCCCGATCCCGGAGTCCCCCAGCTTCGCTTTCAAGGCAATCATTTTTTTCGATAACATATTCTGTGAGGAGTATTTGAATTTGCGAAACTTTTGACTAAGCCCGTAACCGGGAGTTCCCCTCATATCCTCCTGCTTGAGTAACGTCCGAACCGAGGTGTGATGCATCGGCTCGTGCAAAGTCGGGTTAGATCGCGTCGATCTAAGCTCAGTTTGGTAGATATGTTTCGGCAAATGTTTGTACCGCGGGTTGTCTATATCAAGGGTGGGGATAAGGGGTTTCGGGTGCGAGGACTGGAGCTCAGGGAGGCGGAAGCTTGCCTGGGAGCCAAGGAATTTTAAGTAACTCTGTGCACGCCTACATGCAACaggacaaaaaatattattttcaagttCGTTGCTTATTTAATCGGCACCGAGGGGAAAGTTACATTGAAACACACACGTGAATTGCGACTCTCCCCTCGGTTGTTGCTATACTTACTCTTCGTTCAGGATAGTCGGGTGGGGTGCGTCCATAATTCGCGCTAGTGTGACAGCAGTTCCGATCCCGCGAGCCACAATTCCCGACTCTCCCTCCAAGTCAAAGCACTGACAGTAGCCAATAACGGCATTCCCGCCTAGATCTAGCGCTTTTACCCCGATTTTTCGCTGCAACTCCCCCGATAACTTAAAGAAGAGAGTCTGACGGGCTTCGTTGGAAGCCCGCGGTGTCCGAATTTTGTCAATCCATTGGTATTCAGGGTCGTCATTGACTATGAGTTCCTCGACGAAACCATGAACCGTTTGAGCAAAATATCCATGCGGGATGGATTTGGCTGAAATGGGATCACTAGAGGTGGGCAACCACAGCCTCCTTGATGGATGCGAGCTTccttcttaattaattataatttttcatcagtAACCACGATTATCTTTATTTAGTAAttgttaggtcaggtcaggtcaggtcagtaaATGTCGGAAGGAAGTTCGCCATGCATCAAGGCGGCTGTGGCTGAACCTGGGGCGCATACAGCAAAAAAACTGTATTCCGCACGATGATTGTCTGAATCGGTTGAAATCGGAGAAGAGCTCCACTTTGACGATGACGTTGACTTCGCCTCGGATGCCGTGCATTGTGTCATAGACTGGTATCCAGCCAGACATAACTGAATTTGATGGGTGTTCATGATTACCATCACCATTCCACCCATATCTGACTAATAGACCAGTAGCTGGCAGGAGCAGCGGGTTCAGATCTAAGTACACTTTTCTTATAGCGTCATTGGCTGAGTAAGTATCATGGTCCATAAGCCTGATCTGCAGGGGTTCGTCCTGGAGTTCCGAGTCGTCGACCTGGGGATGAGATTAGCCCAAGTCGTGGCAAAATAGGGTGCATACCTCGAACCTGTACCACTCGGAGTTCCACTGGGGGTGCAGCGATTTGCGACAGACGTCGGTTTTGTACGTGGTGCCCCCCAGTTTGATCTCGACGTAAGCGTCAGTGGTGTCGCTTGACCTATCCATCACGGGGAGGTTCCTCCCCGATATTATCTTCACTTTAACTTTGCCAGGCATGGTTTGATCACAATTGAGAGAGTTTGAGGTTAAGTACAAGAAGCATTTTTAAGTAACGTGGAAAGGAGTGATTTGAGAAATGACGCCGTTAATTACATATTTAGGCGATTTCACTTATTGGCCAATGTTTAGGTggtatttttagattttagagGTTAGTTGGTGAGGGATGACAGGTATGTCAATCGCGGGTTTAGAGGGGATAGCTATTTCAAgcgcaaaatttaaattgtttcgtTTGGTTTGTTGATGTTTCTGAATAAATTTAGGCtagtttgttttaataacaCGTCGGATTTATTGACAGTTTGAGTAATTACGAAGGATATTTTTACTGCGGCTTCTATTTTGGACGATTTAACTAATAGGTAGCAGGACCCCCGCTGTGTACTTAgctgtgaaaaaataaaaatttaaagcatttgaattgttttatttcatacACCATGATACGCCACTGGTAAGCGGAACTATCGCCTTAAAAAAACAGCACAGGTATGGTTTATTGGCCCAAGAACAATAAATGCACAGAAcgagcaaaaaattgat encodes:
- the LOC657923 gene encoding C2 domain-containing protein 5 isoform X2; protein product: MPGKVKVKIISGRNLPVMDRSSDTTDAYVEIKLGGTTYKTDVCRKSLHPQWNSEWYRFEVDDSELQDEPLQIRLMDHDTYSANDAIRKVYLDLNPLLLPATGLLVRYGWNGDGNHEHPSNSVMSGWIPVYDTMHGIRGEVNVIVKVELFSDFNRFRQSSCGIQFFCSKSIPHGYFAQTVHGFVEELIVNDDPEYQWIDKIRTPRASNEARQTLFFKLSGELQRKIGVKALDLGGNAVIGYCQCFDLEGESGIVARGIGTAVTLARIMDAPHPTILNEERAQSYLKFLGSQASFRLPELQSSHPKPLIPTLDIDNPRYKHLPKHIYQTELRSTRSNPTLHEPMHHTSVRTLLKQEDMRGTPGYGLSQKFRKFKYSSQNMLSKKMIALKAKLGDSGIGEEIDQESVPEKKRYLKFKRTVSDSSVMAEMLARSVIHAHNSLTCILEDAVSSESEEMNEEIETVSVLEKTASEPLLSIVSSSSSPSLSSEDEEENSDSKDINFETVSNIVKNVELLEQNNTNKSYIKQMSMPTLPFGEEECDEPDNPFLFPDVSKDDKTPEDIPEDYLETLRAPIAKIETDEESDELEPTEPKSESILPPVNITSDIKHKGLFKTAMQTILLEKVNIVGTYTPPMSPASPTKSSVFSVVSPTPSLSSVNLGKLPRSSTAISLDDCSHKRETVLGAPFMSMSNIRQSNPSLITKSSCFSDSALDSSEQLRKKRFSFLHLSRRKSHEPDELHKKRFSFLHRPRNEDKNPVKKHGLLGTALGNVVMETVQDILATSQVDKAQKKDNKCPVFPSSTILTCTNDNNVTECDTASAVNTEIDRGTCNNMHASLTPSLRNNSSPIPEHLPEPGHHRAESVGTKMVQSPAKLNSVPCIYRRSSDSDLSITPKGFFRKRNSLTGSDRSAAGGLNGHLFKNNFLRATVPQENFDMLEYPFLTMTKYPQGFITQLGGAVSARSVKLLERISNLEEPESRDTWWSEIRMEIRSHARALNCNAVLGYSETTSICEDVCVLSASGTAAVIGFQYTGEMGDSIGGLPLITRQHNKDLLCTSLDRSDFEKEHKKKKVLPESPERDVVPGHVTPSCTLCHLPYNSNNVPIRATVLKCGICRTGKVPDVLIATIELPDGAPTIGRGCFIQSFVCRQLKDLRGESNAKEISDGLPFLEYELHRLLINKLKIKGMNAIFGLKIRISIGEKTLVGLATGTAVFLTPLPTPVLPKLVSDRSSDEKKLADLQKLLNETVKKNREIYQLKSDECQNGRVLSDDDSEEEQTSIDLSLGNKDCCVLEVDDPEDADVVNMLMEQRPPDGFHVVNTEFVPGLEELEIVKNLQMFTQIYRAKFQPPYSFDVHLHRLLQSVYFKLRRMVPCALCDLQFRVDLPETDEIQLCVLGMALGLGDPQKMRFKRKNTLTKRYEDDMIFNLEEDQIPENSVTQTHLNTHSMRLRQKSPSRNRIQTVKQRHVPYKERHGVDITPLSYVPGGKIEHYLGNLNFFFIRETTSIREEGGLSGFIHSFVTEVLAIVRAHVTALGGNAMVAYFMTECVLNHNLHKNQGQCLINVGGDVVFVSYFKEEP
- the LOC657923 gene encoding C2 domain-containing protein 5 isoform X1, giving the protein MPGKVKVKIISGRNLPVMDRSSDTTDAYVEIKLGGTTYKTDVCRKSLHPQWNSEWYRFEVDDSELQDEPLQIRLMDHDTYSANDAIRKVYLDLNPLLLPATGLLVRYGWNGDGNHEHPSNSVMSGWIPVYDTMHGIRGEVNVIVKVELFSDFNRFRQSSCGIQFFCSKSIPHGYFAQTVHGFVEELIVNDDPEYQWIDKIRTPRASNEARQTLFFKLSGELQRKIGVKALDLGGNAVIGYCQCFDLEGESGIVARGIGTAVTLARIMDAPHPTILNEERAQSYLKFLGSQASFRLPELQSSHPKPLIPTLDIDNPRYKHLPKHIYQTELRSTRSNPTLHEPMHHTSVRTLLKQEDMRGTPGYGLSQKFRKFKYSSQNMLSKKMIALKAKLGDSGIGEEIDQESVPEKKRYLKFKRTVSDSSVMAEMLARSVIHAHNSLTCILEDAVSSESEEMNEEIETVSVLEKTASEPLLSIVSSSSSPSLSSEDEEENSDSKDINFETVSNIVKNVELLEQNNTNKSYIKQMSMPTLPFGEEECDEPDNPFLFPDVSKDDKTPEDIPEDYLETLRAPIAKIETDEESDELEPTEPKSESILPPVNITSDIKHKGLFKTAMQTILLEKVNIVGTYTPPMSPASPTKSSVFSVVSPTPSLSSVNLGKLPRSSTAISLDDCSHKRETVLGAPFMSMSNIRQSNPSLITKSSCFSDSALDSSEQLRKKRFSFLHLSRRKSHEPDELHKKRFSFLHRPRNEDKNPVKKHGLLGTALGNVVMETVQDILATSQVDKAQKKDNKCPVFPSSTILTCTNDNNVTECDTASAVNTEIDRGTCNNMHASLTPSLRNNSSPIPEHLPEPGHHRAESVGTKMVQSPAKLNSVPCIYRRSSDSDLSITPKGFFRKRNSLTGSDRSAAGGLNGHLFKNNFLRATVPQENFDMLEYPFLTMTKYPQGFITQLGGAVSARSVKLLERISNLEEPESRDTWWSEIRMEIRSHARALNCNAVLGYSETTSICEDVCVLSASGTAAVIGFQYTGEMGDSIGGLPLITRQHNKDLLCTSLDRSDFEKEHKKALENKKVLPESPERDVVPGHVTPSCTLCHLPYNSNNVPIRATVLKCGICRTGKVPDVLIATIELPDGAPTIGRGCFIQSFVCRQLKDLRGESNAKEISDGLPFLEYELHRLLINKLKIKGMNAIFGLKIRISIGEKTLVGLATGTAVFLTPLPTPVLPKLVSDRSSDEKKLADLQKLLNETVKKNREIYQLKSDECQNGRVLSDDDSEEEQTSIDLSLGNKDCCVLEVDDPEDADVVNMLMEQRPPDGFHVVNTEFVPGLEELEIVKNLQMFTQIYRAKFQPPYSFDVHLHRLLQSVYFKLRRMVPCALCDLQFRVDLPETDEIQLCVLGMALGLGDPQKMRFKRKNTLTKRYEDDMIFNLEEDQIPENSVTQTHLNTHSMRLRQKSPSRNRIQTVKQRHVPYKERHGVDITPLSYVPGGKIEHYLGNLNFFFIRETTSIREEGGLSGFIHSFVTEVLAIVRAHVTALGGNAMVAYFMTECVLNHNLHKNQGQCLINVGGDVVFVSYFKEEP
- the LOC657923 gene encoding C2 domain-containing protein 5 isoform X3, encoding MPGKVKVKIISGRNLPVMDRSSDTTDAYVEIKLGGTTYKTDVCRKSLHPQWNSEWYRFEVDDSELQDEPLQIRLMDHDTYSANDAIRKVYLDLNPLLLPATGLLVRYGWNGDGNHEHPSNSVMSGWIPVYDTMHGIRGEVNVIVKVELFSDFNRFRQSSCGIQFFCSKSIPHGYFAQTVHGFVEELIVNDDPEYQWIDKIRTPRASNEARQTLFFKLSGELQRKIGVKALDLGGNAVIGYCQCFDLEGESGIVARGIGTAVTLARIMDAPHPTILNEERAQSYLKFLGSQASFRLPELQSSHPKPLIPTLDIDNPRYKHLPKHIYQTELRSTRSNPTLHEPMHHTSVRTLLKQEDMRGTPGYGLSQKFRKFKYSSQNMLSKKMIALKAKLGDSGIGEEIDQESVPEKKRYLKFKRTVSDSSVMAEMLARSVIHAHNSLTCILEDAVSSESEEMNEEIETVSVLEKTASEPLLSIVSSSSSPSLSSEDEEENSDSKDINFETVSNIVKNVELLEQNNTNKSYIKQMSMPTLPFGEEECDEPDNPFLFPDVSKDDKTPEDIPEDYLETLRAPIAKIETDEESDELEPTEPKSESILPPVNITSDIKHKGLFKTAMQTILLEKVNIVGTYTPPMSPASPTKSSVFSVVSPTPSLSSVNLGKLPRSSTAISLDDCSHKRETVLGAPFMSMSNIRQSNPSLITKSSCFSDSALDSSEQLRKKRFSFLHLSRRKSHEPDELHKKRFSFLHRPRNEDKNPVKKHGLLGTALGNVVMETVQDILATSQVDKAQKKDNKCPVFPSSTILTCTNDNNVTECDTASAVNTEIDRGTCNNMHASLTPSLRNNSSPIPEHLPEPGHHRAESVGTKMVQSPAKLNSVPCIYRRSSDSDLSITPKGNSLTGSDRSAAGGLNGHLFKNNFLRATVPQENFDMLEYPFLTMTKYPQGFITQLGGAVSARSVKLLERISNLEEPESRDTWWSEIRMEIRSHARALNCNAVLGYSETTSICEDVCVLSASGTAAVIGFQYTGEMGDSIGGLPLITRQHNKDLLCTSLDRSDFEKEHKKALENKKVLPESPERDVVPGHVTPSCTLCHLPYNSNNVPIRATVLKCGICRTGKVPDVLIATIELPDGAPTIGRGCFIQSFVCRQLKDLRGESNAKEISDGLPFLEYELHRLLINKLKIKGMNAIFGLKIRISIGEKTLVGLATGTAVFLTPLPTPVLPKLVSDRSSDEKKLADLQKLLNETVKKNREIYQLKSDECQNGRVLSDDDSEEEQTSIDLSLGNKDCCVLEVDDPEDADVVNMLMEQRPPDGFHVVNTEFVPGLEELEIVKNLQMFTQIYRAKFQPPYSFDVHLHRLLQSVYFKLRRMVPCALCDLQFRVDLPETDEIQLCVLGMALGLGDPQKMRFKRKNTLTKRYEDDMIFNLEEDQIPENSVTQTHLNTHSMRLRQKSPSRNRIQTVKQRHVPYKERHGVDITPLSYVPGGKIEHYLGNLNFFFIRETTSIREEGGLSGFIHSFVTEVLAIVRAHVTALGGNAMVAYFMTECVLNHNLHKNQGQCLINVGGDVVFVSYFKEEP